In Camelina sativa cultivar DH55 chromosome 17, Cs, whole genome shotgun sequence, the genomic stretch taatcaaccaaagaaatagtagttttcctcttcaattcatcctcaaaccgtccttcaataattccttctcaaaccttctagaaacttctcacacACATAAAACACCAACAATCTtgtatcacgtcttgaatcacacagacactacttcagccatccaatacatcttcattctccccctttttgactataCTTGTGAACTCATCAGTTCAAACACCTAAACAACATCACCCgacacatcttcattctcctccTGAATGAGTCACAACATGGTAAAAACTAACTGGAAATTTTTCTCTGCTTTGCAATACGCGGTTGATAGCCTAGTACACCACCTCCATATAACTCATCTTTTCTAACCCAAATCTTGTTGCGCCTTAGACCTCCGTGATTGACTCCTTGAATGAATCTGAAACAATTCCTCTTAATATGTCCTTGAACTCCACAATGATAACATGTTGGACTTTGAAACCTTACATCATAAGCATTCTCCATTCGGCTCCTCCCTCTCAACAATCTAAAACATCTTTGGCCTAATATGCCCAACAACACCACAGTGATGGCAAACAGGTCGAAATACTTGTCTAGGTGCACTCTGCAATTCAGAGATTTTTGTACCACATCCTTTCACAAATACAGTCTCTAAAGCAGTCTCTGAAGTACCCTTTGAAGCAGACGTGATTTCTTCACTTAAAACAAACACCGGATccgatttttaaatttttccttCATATCCAAGGCCACACTTATCTGTCTTGCCAATATTCAGAATATGATCCAACTTCTTTGTACCATTATTAAGCAtcctcaaattcttttgagtttcttcaagtCGCACTTTAGCTTGTAATGCTTCTTCGTCTTTTTCTATTGCATGTTTCTCTGCTTCAACGACTTTAGCCTCTAACTCGATCTTCTCcttaatcaaaactgaattttCATCAACTACCTTAAGCCAATGTGCATACAACTTCTCATAACTCTTACCAAgttcttcataattcatatccTCTGAATCACTATCACTCTCAGACTCATAATCTgttgcagttgcaggttttgcTGCAGATTCAGAAGCGGTTGCAAACACTGATGCAGAACTATCTTCAAAGTTGTAAACGCCACAAAATTCttcagctcttcttcttcatctgaatcagtttcagaatcacTAGTGACAACATTCATAgtcttcttcttatgcttttgtATATTGGCACAATCAGAGCGTACATGACCATATCCTTtgcattcaaaacattgaacattCTTTGATGAAGCCTTCATATCTTCACccattctacttttcttctcttcgcccttacgcttcagaaatttagcaaattgtcttgttaacatagccattgaatcttcacaagatgataccttaagagctactccaatgtcaacttccttctttattgcttccttaacttcatcatctttcttcttaactccttcagcttcatatgctttgcttaattcaaaagctttaagaatcccaacaaactcatcaaaagccatctcatctaaattatgagcttcttcaactgctgaaatttttgactcaaattttgcaGGCACTGATCGCTCCagcttcttcacaagctttttgtctttgtactgcTTTCCAAGAGAAAAAGCCTCATTAGATATATCACATAACTTAGCACTGAACTCAGCcacagtttctttttcttccatccttagattctcaaattgtgATGCCAACATATCCAACTTCATTCTCTTAACACTTGAAGTACCttcaaacatattctccaatgaCTTCCACGCTTTCTGAGCTGATACACATTGAGAGATTAACTTGAAGTGGCTTGAATCAATAGCATTGTAAATAGCTGTCTTGGCTGTCGAATTGCAACTTGATAGCTTTTTCTCTTAAGCAGTCCACTTATCTCTGGGCCTAAGACTCTCAACCCGTTTATCATCCACAACTTTAGGAGGCTCCCAACCAAGCTCAATCGAATTCcagcaatcttcatcaaggtTACTAATAAACGCTTGAATACGCACCTTCCAATATCTGTAATTCGTTGAATCAAGCAACAGTGGTCTTGACATAGACGTGCCTTCTCTGTATGAATTCATCTCAACTGATTCAAAGCTCTACCTTACTTCCTGAACTACCCTCACCCTTGATCTACCCGAAACAAGACTGAATCTCTATCGagaacccgctctgataccacttgtaaatgcggatgaggcagtaataaagtgcagaaagtaaagaacacaagaactttgttaacgatgtttggtttttcctactccccgggaccacgtccagatttcgattccactagaacaagaaagcaaatacaacctattcgcaaacgcgtaaatcaagcacaaccctcttaattcaccgctccgttttataacatgaaatcttaaggataattctctacccttaactagaaTAACACCAAGCTtagatttaaaccaagataacctaaccttgggctaaactccccctgagcctagacttcagatcttcaactctcttgaggaaccttcacacacacgtcacaccgacgaacaaagaagtttgaacaacacaagcaacAAACCGCGAAACTATGCCGCACACAATGagaaagctctctaggattATTatcttagctctcttgcttctctaggacgtgtctaacacctccttatatacccatcaatACTTCCTAATCATCAtgggagaagatttccaaatctcataagaaaaaaaacttttcttttttgctattttccttttccttgtaaaactccaatttaatcaaccaaagaaatagtagtttCCTCTTCAATTCACCCTCAAACCGTCCTTCAATAATTCCTTCTTAAActttctagaaacttctcacacAAATAAAACACCAACAATCTtgtatcacgtcttgaatcacacaAACACTACTTCAGCCATCCAATACATCTtcatgttattctttttttttgaacaacgaAATATACCCATTAGGCCTTAAAGGTTTAAGTTACAATATTCAGCCCAATAAGGGCCTCTTTTGCCAATGCATCGGGATGACGATTGAGGTTCCTGGGTACAAAGGAAAACGACGATACAAAAGATAGATTTGCTGATAACATTCAAAGAAGAATCCCATGAAGTTCCTTTGAGTGGAGCTTCCCATTGAGCGCTTTGACTAGCATCTGCGAGTCTGAGGCTAATTGAATGTTCTTGAGGTCCAATTAGACTGCAAGACATAGCGCGGCTAGTGTTGCCATAGCTTCGGCCATCAAGGTGAATGATACAGATAGAGCAGAGGACGAGCCTTCTCGGGTTACTTGTTCCTGTGAATTTCTAAAGATCCACCCAAATCCAGCACATATGTCACCCTTCCAAGCCGCATCAGTGAAACAGGTTAGAGCTTCGCTTGGTAATAGAGGTCTGTTTATGATTTGGGTTGCTATGGGATTCTTTCAATAGGGTTTTGGGCTGATTGCCATTCTTTTGCCCTCAGAAGAGCTAGCAGGATCGCCTCCTCCGGAGAGGTTTTCTGATTGTTGAAAACGAGGTTGTTGCTTCATTTTAGATAGGTTTTCGCTAGCTGTCTCAAATAATCGCatgcctttctttttttttttttttttacaatttacaaacaTATACAAGCAagcctagaatatatataccaatACACAATTGAAAATCCACTCACTGGAAAAACCTTGATTTAGTCCAATCTAATATCTAACTGTCTCGATCTTCATCTTCGTTGTAGTTGAATGGTAATGGAACTGATTTGAATGCTCTGAACTTTCCAACGTTGTTTAAATGCTCATTCTCTAACCTATATATGTTCATAACCCAACAAAgcaagaaaattgaaaaaatgatcTTTGAGGAGCAAATAGTGATAGTTTCTTGGTTAAGAAGTTACCTGAAGAAATTCCAGATACCGCGTCGTATGATCTCAAGAATGGCAATAAGAGCAATCATTGTTTCTCTATGTAAGAAGGAGATATTGAAATCCAGCACAGTCTGCAACCAGGCCAACCTCAACACAACGTTTACGACCTAcgaagagagaaacaaaactataaagaaaTCCTAAATCAAGATTTATACTGTTCTATCAATATTTCTAGCTCTCACCATTGCAATGTAGTAGACGGATTTGTAAGGAACAAGAAGCTTCTCTCTCAACAAAGATTTAGATGGTCTATGAAGCAACCCCCAGTCATAAACAATGTCCCAATATGTACCGTAAAATGTTGCCAACGCCGAGAAAACAAAGGTAGCTATTATCCAGGCATTTCCTCTGTTAAGGCTATAAGCTGTTTTTAAGCAAACAGCGACAATGGTCAATAAATACTTGAGAGCATTGAAGCCTTGGCTTGAATCTTTCTCTTCGATTAATCTTCGAACACATTGAAGGAAACGTGACCAGTAAGGAATCACAGCGACGATAAAGTAGAATGTGCTGTATACATCGCTTGATTTGCAAGTGTTTTGCCTCTGCTTGAAGTCTCCCCAACCATAGTAACATATGTAAAACTCCAGACTCCTCAGTGCTTGAACCTGAAAAAGACGGTTCAAAAATAAGTTGAAACATTTTGAAAACGTATTACGCAATCATGAAAGTTAGGAAGAATGATATGAGAACACACAAACCTGGCTTGTTAATTGGTCTGCTAAGAAAAAGTCCGGAAGATTAACCTGCAATTTTGATGTGAACATATATATTGAGAAATGTATGGATGTTTTCACTTAGCGAAAGCAGATGACGTGCTTGAGTAAAATACCTTGTAGAGCGGCGCAACAATGCATCGGAATAGAaccatgaggaagaagaagcggcTTGACCGATAAAATATGTTGAAGGGACATACAGAAATAGCTATCACCAGCTGAAGTACATTGTACATAAGAAATGTGTTACAACATTAATAACAGAATGATTTGAGATTCTTGTGGTTGTTATgattaaacgaaaaaaaaaaaaaaaaacagaacttacAGCGACAACAAAAAGAGGAACAAGTTCAGTGTAGGTCTTGTAGTCATTAGTATTAGGATCCATCTCCATGTCAAGGTTTACTAGAACAGCGCAGAGAGCAAGCGTGCCGAGGCCAAAGCTTAGAAGCAGGACATGCCTGTAACCAAGCTCTGTTCCTtctttaaattcaaatataaacGGGTAATTCACTCGATATCGCTTCCAAAAGTATATGTTTGAAGCATACATGATCATGTGCAGAACCACAAATGcaaataaactgaaaaaaaaaaaaaatacagtttaaGAAACATTCTTGTCAGTAAGAAACAATTTGAGAgcaatctatatatgttttggtttgAACCTGTATAGAGGGAACATTGTTTCCATGTAGATTTTTTGTCCCTCTGCACCCATTATATTACGAGCATGAACAAACATGCCCAGAGCAGTCAGTAGAGAGACTGTGCAACCGACGAAAAAGCCTGAGAAGAATAACATAGTGTAAGGATTTTGACTAATTCATCATGAACTACTGTTTAAAAACTCGATTTCAATAGGGATGTATATTTTTAGTTACCGGTGGAAAACGTTATTCGATGTCTTTCTTTCGTCACTTTTGGTCTTAAGAGATTCATTCCTTTGCTTCGATTTGAACTTGCGAAATGCTCGACGAAAATAGACTCAACTCTCAACATAAGCTTGTTGATCTGTTAAAGGGTTCGATTTTAAGTTTGCAGTTATattgaaactaaataataagtttttttgtagAGATATTGTGTTAACCTCATCAGAGCTCGTGAGGTAGGACTTATCTACCATCTCCATGTATAGTTTTGCTGCATTTCTTGAACCAATCTGATTGAAAATAAATAGCTATTAATAACATATTAATAAGTCTCAAAAAacctatattttttcttttcttaatccAAGTATGTTACCTTATCATACTTCTTCATGATCTTGGAAATCGCTAAAGTGTTCAAGAAGCTGAATTAATCAAGAACAGAGCATAGGTTAAATCAAACAATCTttttaaacttgtttttgtacCCTAAGAAACAACAGCATACAGTACCTGTAATTCTTGAGATGTCGAAGCTTGCGATAAAAGTCGACAAAGACATCCTTGAGCCTTTCCTCTATTTTCTTGAGATTCTCTCTTGTGAATTTGAGCTCTTCCTGGTTAGGGAGCTTGAGGACGTTTCTAATTGTGGACAGAGGAGTTTCCtgatttttgtttaatctgATATGGTCAAGAACACTTAACGCCTCTGGTACACGTTCTTTCGTTGAATCTCCACCGCTGGATCCATTTTCCTCTATTTTGATTCCCATCTCTTCAGCTAATGTCTTCCCTTCAAAGTCAAACATACACACAGACAAAAATTATTCAAACAGTGTGTCCTTTCAGACTAAACCAGTAACAAAACAATCTCTGAAAACTCACTGCGTTTCTTCGAATCCAAGGCATTGATATCGACTGATACGGTTTCAGAGCAGctcaaaagagaagaaggttGATCGAGTTTGATTCTGAAAGCAATCAGTGCATCCATTTGTCTGTTCAAAACCACTGCTTCCTTCACCAACTCCTCCACTTTAGACCGGTAAAAATGGTTTACTTTATCAAACTcgagatctagggttttgaagaACACAAGCTCTGACTCTCTCCCTTCTTCCGCAACTTTCAAGATGGTCGTCTCGTATTTCTCAAACCCGTCATCCCCAGTCGTTGCATGAACCAAAATGTCGTGGTTTTCGATATCCCGAGACGAGGAGGCGCGGCTGTACCGCTTTGTCAGGCCACTGAAGTTGCGGCGACCAGATAGCTTGTGTTTCAAGTCACCTTGTGTCTCTGATCTTTTCTTCGAAGTTTGGATTTCTCGAAGAATGGTTTTGAGACAAGCATAATCCATGTAAGCTTGTTGCCATTCTGGAACCATCTGTGCGACATACTCTTTTCCAAACTTcatatttggtttcttctttagaTTCTCTGTAGAATTCAAGAATCCAGATTAACTTTAAAGCCTACTTTTATTTCTCTCAATTGGCCAATCATGAAAAACTCGGAGTCTACATATAACGCGTTACCTATCTATACagcatatatatagttttagtttgacatcagaaaaatcaaaagagttgaattgaaattgaaaaagacaTCTGGTGTGGTTGGCTCTTGGCTGGacaacttgttttctttttgattcttcttcctttttttttttataataaactGAATGGACAGAATGTTTTTCACTAAAGAAGATATTTGTTCGGAGTGACGACGAAAATGAATAATTGCTTGATAACGCATGCACGAAAAGTATTCCCtctaaattaattagagagTGGTTGTTTTCAAAAGTAACTATAGAGTGGTTGGCCGGGCCTTGTAATATTAAACCATGTAAGCACAATTTATCAAAACAGGTAGACGGTAGTTACACTATTATGTGGGGCGTTCAGACATTATGTTCGGTTCTTGTTGGGTGTCTATTCTTTtccgattcttttttttttttgtcaaaacccaTAAGAGGGAATTTTGATTAAACCGGAATCATAATTGTTGAGTTACAAACCGGTTGAATAGCTAATTTAGCCAGTTCATCAGCCCGACGGTTGAGTTTACGTACGATTAACATACAAGaaataaatttcatcaaaaaaaaaagatagaactAAGATATCGTGGAGAATCCCGTAGAGCTACATTTGGCGCTGATGCTTGGTTCGGAACAGAGCCGTCTCTAAGTAAATAAAGGccacaatcaaattaaaataaaagggcTATTTTGCTAATAGTAAGACTCGAACCCATGCACTCATTCCAACTAACATAGACAAATGCCACTAGACTAAACAcattttttggaaaacaaggccgaaaattgtatataaaatacacaGCATAAAATAAGGCCACAAGCTCATGCTTCATGAGCTTGGCCTTTGGGCCGGTTCTGGTTCGGAATATCCAAAGATCAGGAATAATCAGTAAAAACCCATCCAAAACCCACATCCTGAGACTTTGTTCTCCATGCTGCATCTGTGAAACAAGAAATAGTGTCCAGTCCGAGATCTGGCAGTTGGGGTTCTCGTTGGGGTTCATTAGGCGGGGATTGCGGTAATTGAGCAGCGATCCACTCGCGAGCACTGGTGATTGCCTGAGATACGATCTCCTGGGGTAAGGTTTGCTTTTGTtcaaatatctttttatttcGAGAAGTCCAAATATTCCAGAGTATCCAAGGGGCCAAAGGCTCCAAACCAATACCCACTGGTGGCAGGTTGATTCCTGAATTTACTAACTCAAGTCCCATTTGTAGGTTGGTGATTccgattcttttgtttctaatctTTACGAACAGACACAAAAAGAAATTGTGGTTCGGTTTCAGTTTGGATAGTTAATTCAAGAACCgattaggaaacaaaatatttggattttcaGTTATGGTTTTAAACTAACCAAAGAatttaaggtatatatatatatatatatatatatatatatatatctatatacacattttttaagtacattttgggttctacccttttatttgtacttatttacaaagttaatccctaaaaaaatttcaaaaatagcattagttcagattttgttttctaaatattttacataccattccaactaaaaaatacagcataatcaatataaaaacataaattataatatatttaaccacacattctattttgtattgaacatattctatctctgaatcatttccaaacaaagaaaacaacaatttgaatctattttgttttccaaaacatgtgagctttgattcttaacgtaagaagaatttcgattcacatttattcaaatattataattcatatatataaacttaaataaaattttaaaatattacgaatatataaaattaaaatattttaaaatactatataatatggttatatagtagataggTTAAAAATaagacatgttggaattaataaaatatcattaaatttgtgataacacgggttaaattctcattttattatttgtcaacactattaatagtagaatatttgacatattaaaattaaggtgatttaactaagattttgtaaaataattaaatcattaggaaaaatatgacttaatcatagcgtataaatgacttactatgtatttaaatcccttatttttgttataataattaaaaattaaaatagaatcttaaacactaaacaaaacaaactaaatataaaaacaaatggttatgaagtatattgcgggttaaataattaatataaacatttagccgcaCAAATGGTcggaaaattttattatttctctatttagaaaacatccaatatttaacaaacaaatacaatacaaaatataaattataataaatattatatttatgtggTGTGCCGCGgattaaaatatagtttttgaagtatttcaaatattttatatatttatttgtaattttggtttCGGTCCATTCGTTTCTAATTTGGTTAGAGTATTAGCcatgttctttttgttaatcGTCGCGATCACATTAGAGACACAAagctaaatgaaaaaaaaaaagagttgaaagTTAGAAAAGAGAGTAGAGAATCACTGAGACATATCTaaagttaaagaaaagagataaaatcGAAATAGTCATTGCGACAGACCTGAATGAGGGGAAAAAGGGAAACGAAGGAGAAGCAAAGgcgttttctaaaaaaaaaaaaaaaaaaaaaaaaaaaacggccTTTTCTGGATCGTTCAGAGTGGTGGCTGTGTTTCTTCTCTGGACAGGACCGTTTTCTACTATTCTCATAACTTTCATATATTCGATTTAAAAATAACTAATCTTTTTAgataaataatcaaattttaaaattatttgggaTATCGAGTCCAGTTCAGTTCTCTTTTCTTATATCTAGAGTTtaaaatccaaatatttatgttaattttgcTTTGGTTCGAGTCCTTTTCTCCAGTTTGGATATTTTGTCCAGAGCTAATGTGGATGACACACTCACTAATCATAGTGATCAATTCACTGGATAATATATGGATAGCCATGTATTTATTGATACGATACATTATTGATGTGGTCCATTCCATTGTTCACGGTCGTGTACGTTGTTTGACAATACATCAtctacaataccaaatttttttctaacttttaaagtttattaatttttttctaacttttaagttttactAGGTTAGATCCGCGCTATGCTGCGGATAcattttataactatttttagattttttagatatgttgaattattgaaaatataatttttaaattttttgattaacTGTAAAACTATGCTTTATACAATAATAAGATAGAAACATGCATTGGggcttaaaataaaaaatgtcttTTCTCTCTCGTGGCAATCGGGAAGGCGATTCCCGTTTCCTTAAACGCCGACGATCAATTGATTCAATTCCTATTGATGAGAGTATCTTTCCGACAAAACAGACTGTTATTGGTTTGGATTTT encodes the following:
- the LOC104757839 gene encoding phosphate transporter PHO1 homolog 8-like isoform X1, whose translation is MKFGKEYVAQMVPEWQQAYMDYACLKTILREIQTSKKRSETQGDLKHKLSGRRNFSGLTKRYSRASSSRDIENHDILVHATTGDDGFEKYETTILKVAEEGRESELVFFKTLDLEFDKVNHFYRSKVEELVKEAVVLNRQMDALIAFRIKLDQPSSLLSCSETVSVDINALDSKKRRKTLAEEMGIKIEENGSSGGDSTKERVPEALSVLDHIRLNKNQETPLSTIRNVLKLPNQEELKFTRENLKKIEERLKDVFVDFYRKLRHLKNYSFLNTLAISKIMKKYDKIGSRNAAKLYMEMVDKSYLTSSDEINKLMLRVESIFVEHFASSNRSKGMNLLRPKVTKERHRITFSTGFFVGCTVSLLTALGMFVHARNIMGAEGQKIYMETMFPLYSLFAFVVLHMIMYASNIYFWKRYRVNYPFIFEFKEGTELGYRHVLLLSFGLGTLALCAVLVNLDMEMDPNTNDYKTYTELVPLFVVALVIAISVCPFNIFYRSSRFFFLMVLFRCIVAPLYKVNLPDFFLADQLTSQVQALRSLEFYICYYGWGDFKQRQNTCKSSDVYSTFYFIVAVIPYWSRFLQCVRRLIEEKDSSQGFNALKYLLTIVAVCLKTAYSLNRGNAWIIATFVFSALATFYGTYWDIVYDWGLLHRPSKSLLREKLLVPYKSVYYIAMVVNVVLRLAWLQTVLDFNISFLHRETMIALIAILEIIRRGIWNFFRLENEHLNNVGKFRAFKSVPLPFNYNEDEDRDS
- the LOC104757839 gene encoding phosphate transporter PHO1 homolog 8-like isoform X2; protein product: MPWIRRNATLAEEMGIKIEENGSSGGDSTKERVPEALSVLDHIRLNKNQETPLSTIRNVLKLPNQEELKFTRENLKKIEERLKDVFVDFYRKLRHLKNYSFLNTLAISKIMKKYDKIGSRNAAKLYMEMVDKSYLTSSDEINKLMLRVESIFVEHFASSNRSKGMNLLRPKVTKERHRITFSTGFFVGCTVSLLTALGMFVHARNIMGAEGQKIYMETMFPLYSLFAFVVLHMIMYASNIYFWKRYRVNYPFIFEFKEGTELGYRHVLLLSFGLGTLALCAVLVNLDMEMDPNTNDYKTYTELVPLFVVALVIAISVCPFNIFYRSSRFFFLMVLFRCIVAPLYKVNLPDFFLADQLTSQVQALRSLEFYICYYGWGDFKQRQNTCKSSDVYSTFYFIVAVIPYWSRFLQCVRRLIEEKDSSQGFNALKYLLTIVAVCLKTAYSLNRGNAWIIATFVFSALATFYGTYWDIVYDWGLLHRPSKSLLREKLLVPYKSVYYIAMVVNVVLRLAWLQTVLDFNISFLHRETMIALIAILEIIRRGIWNFFRLENEHLNNVGKFRAFKSVPLPFNYNEDEDRDS